One Pseudomonas abieticivorans genomic region harbors:
- a CDS encoding PA3371 family protein: protein MSKSAWALLFVALASFLAAMSLPQDAAQGSALLGTLSAVSGTLFLLALFKGRKIKFDPLLR from the coding sequence ATGTCGAAATCAGCATGGGCATTGCTGTTCGTTGCACTGGCAAGTTTTCTGGCCGCCATGAGCCTGCCTCAGGACGCGGCCCAAGGAAGCGCTTTGCTGGGCACATTAAGTGCCGTGAGCGGTACATTGTTCCTGCTGGCGCTGTTCAAGGGCCGCAAGATCAAATTCGATCCTTTGCTGCGCTGA
- the phnN gene encoding phosphonate metabolism protein/1,5-bisphosphokinase (PRPP-forming) PhnN gives MPARLIYLMGPSGSGKDSVIDAARDALHRLDVDVARRVITRSAESVGEHAIGVSPQAFERMRRDAEFAMNWHANGLQYGIQRDINLRLAQGASVLVNGSRAYLPQALTQYPQLLPILLTVDTQVLRLRLEARGRETPEQIDQRLQRNERLQSDPAVWEEGAVRIEALDNSADLQGAVQRLLALLARHGISAAKDRI, from the coding sequence ATGCCAGCAAGACTCATCTACCTGATGGGCCCTTCGGGCTCCGGCAAGGACAGTGTGATCGATGCCGCCCGTGACGCGCTTCACCGCCTTGATGTGGACGTGGCGCGGCGGGTGATAACCCGATCGGCCGAGTCGGTGGGTGAGCATGCCATTGGCGTGTCGCCCCAGGCATTCGAGCGTATGCGCCGGGACGCGGAGTTTGCCATGAACTGGCACGCCAATGGATTGCAATATGGTATCCAGCGTGACATCAATCTGCGCCTGGCCCAAGGCGCCTCTGTACTGGTCAATGGCTCCAGGGCCTACTTGCCGCAGGCATTGACACAATATCCGCAACTGCTGCCGATATTACTGACCGTGGACACGCAGGTATTGCGGCTAAGGCTTGAGGCGCGGGGGCGGGAAACCCCAGAGCAAATCGACCAGCGCCTGCAACGCAACGAGCGGCTGCAGAGTGATCCGGCTGTGTGGGAGGAGGGGGCGGTGCGAATCGAGGCGCTGGATAATTCGGCGGATCTGCAAGGTGCCGTGCAGCGCCTGCTGGCACTGCTGGCGCGCCATGGTATCAGCGCAGCAAAGGATCGAATTTGA